A region of Rhodamnia argentea isolate NSW1041297 chromosome 9, ASM2092103v1, whole genome shotgun sequence DNA encodes the following proteins:
- the LOC115756105 gene encoding transcription factor EGL1-like produces the protein MASGMENQGKVPANLKKKLALAVRKIQWSYGIFWSISTRQPGVLEWGDGYYNGDIKTRKTIQAVELNTDQIGMQRSEQLRELYESLSAGESSPQVRRPSAALSPEDLTDTEWYYLVCMSFIYDIGQGLPGRTLTTGQPTWLCNAHYADSKVFSRSLLAKSASIQTVVCFPFLGGVIELGVTDLVLEDPGLIHHVKSTLLEIQYPTASKKFSALIGDTRNQDDVDILDHDILDAKLVPVVRELDMASPDTCSNDFEANQLPENSFVVEVINGVASQAQSWQFMDDEFSNCLHHSVNSSDCISQTIVEPTNLRSVQDDDKANDPQGCDYTKPTLLESENGDVHYQSVLSSLLKTSHQLIIGPHFQRGNKELSFVAWKKGRFPSRQTTQGGTPQRVLKRILFQVPRMYDNALESPLEDGRENGVWRPEADEIGLNHAVSERKRKEKINDRLCILKSMVPSVSKVDKLSILDDTIVYLRELQRRVEELESCGISMEVEAKSRRKPHDMVERTSDNCGTHVTGSGKKPFVNKRKASDIDSMELETNSVVQTDVPADNLTVKINDRIVLIEMRCSWREGVLLEIINEVNNLHLDSHSVQSSTIDGILYLTINSKFTGTAVMSAATIKHALQRFALKRGNSSPF, from the exons ATGGCAAGTGGAATGGAGAACCAGGGGAAAGTTCCtgcaaatttgaagaaaaagctTGCTCTTGCTGTGAGAAAAATCCAATGGAGCTACGGAATCTTCTGGTCCATCTCAACCAGACAGCCTGG GGTCTTGGAGTGGGGTGATGGGTACTacaatggagacatcaaaaccAGGAAAACAATTCAAGCCGTGGAACTTAATACTGACCAGATCGGTATGCAGAGAAGCGAGCAACTGAGGGAACTATACGAGTCTCTATCTGCTGGTGAATCCAGCCCACAAGTTAGAAGGCCTTCAGCAGCATTGTCCCCTGAAGATCTCACCGACACGGAGTGGTATTATTTGGTTTGCATGTCGTTTATCTACGACATTGGCCAAGG GTTGCCAGGAAGAACTTTAACTACAGGTCAACCTACTTGGCTTTGCAATGCCCATTATGCAGATAGCAAAGTGTTCAGTCGTTCCCTTTTGGCAAAG AGTGCATCCATTCAG ACTGTGGTATGCTTTCCATTTCTGGGGGGCGTGATTGAGCTCGGTGTGACTGACCTG GTTTTGGAGGACCCTGGTCTCATCCATCACGTCAAAAGTACTCTTTTGGAAATCCAGTACCCAACAGCTTCCAAGAAATTCAGTGCTCTCATTGGAGATACGAGAAACCAAGACGATGTTGATATTCTCGATCATGACATTCTCGATGCCAAATTGGTTCCTGTGGTAAGAGAACTGGATATGGCTTCTCCAGACACCTGCTCAAATGATTTTGAGGCCAACCAGCTACCGGAGAATTCATTTGTGGTTGAAGTGATAAATGGAGTAGCTTCTCAAGCACAAAGTTGGCAGTTCATGGATGATGAGTTCAGCAACTGCTTACACCATTCCGTGAACTCCAGTGATTGCATATCCCAAACCATAGTTGAACCTACGAACTTAAGGTCAGTCCAAGACGATGACAAGGCAAATGACCCTCAAGGATGTGATTACACAAAACCAACCTTGTTGGAGAGTGAAAATGGCGATGTGCATTACCAGAGTGTCCTTTCATCGCTTTTGAAAACGTCGCACCAGTTGATTATCGGTCCACATTTTCAAAGGGGTAATAAGGAGTTGAGTTTTGTCGCTTGGAAGAAGGGACGGTTTCCGTCTCGGCAAACAACACAAGGTGGGACGCCGCAAAGGGTACTGAAGAGAATCCTATTTCAAGTTCCGCGGATGTATGATAATGCTCTTGAGTCCCCCTTAGAAGATGGCAGGGAAAATGGAGTTTGGAGGCCGGAGGCTGATGAAATTGGTCTGAACCATGCAGTTTCAGAAAGGAagcgaaaggaaaaaataaacgaCCGCTTGTGTATACTTAAATCAATGGTTCCTTCGGTCAGCAAG GTTGACAAGCTGTCCATTTTAGATGACACAATTGTGTACCTGAGAGAGCTCCAGAGGAGGGTCGAAGAGTTGGAATCTTGCGGGATTTCGATGGAAGTAGAGGCAAAATCGAGAAGAAAGCCCCATGACATGGTCGAGCGGACTTCTGATAACTGTGGGACCCATGTGACAGGCTCGGGCAAGAAGCCGTTCGTGAACAAGAGGAAGGCCAGCGACATCGATAGCATGGAGCTGGAGACCAATTCTGTGGTGCAGACAGATGTGCCTGCCGATAATTTGACAGTCAAGATTAATGATAGGATTGTGCTGATCGAGATGCGGTGCTCTTGGAGGGAGGGAGTATTGCTGGAGATCATAAACGAGGTGAACAATCTCCATTTAGATTCTCACTCAGTTCAGTCATCGACCATTGATGGGATTCTGTACTTGACCATCAACTCTAAG TTCACAGGGACCGCGGTAATGTCTGCTGCAACAATCAAACATGCACTGCAGAGATTCGCTCTGAAACGTGGAAATTCATCTCCGTTCTAA